The Amycolatopsis sp. DG1A-15b genome window below encodes:
- a CDS encoding response regulator, translating to MIRTLIVDDDFRVAGVHAGFVEEVEGFAVVGTAHTAAEARARVRELAPDLILLDVYLPDESGLAVLPELQTDTIVLSAATDSASVAAAIRAGALNYLIKPFTTRQLAERLTSYARFRGLLAEDRALAQDDVDRAYRVLHDQDRTTAPKGQSTATSRLVSEQLRRAGRPLSAAEVAGELGMARATAQRYLTALAESGTVQMRLRYGATGRPEHEYRWSEA from the coding sequence ATGATCCGCACGCTGATCGTCGACGACGACTTCCGGGTCGCCGGGGTGCACGCCGGCTTCGTCGAGGAGGTCGAGGGCTTCGCGGTCGTCGGCACCGCGCACACCGCCGCCGAGGCGCGCGCCCGCGTCCGGGAACTCGCGCCGGACCTGATCCTGCTCGACGTCTACCTGCCCGACGAGTCCGGCCTCGCGGTGCTGCCGGAGCTGCAGACGGACACGATCGTGCTGTCCGCGGCGACCGACAGCGCTTCGGTGGCCGCGGCGATCCGGGCCGGCGCACTGAACTACCTGATCAAGCCGTTCACCACCCGTCAGCTCGCGGAGCGGCTGACGTCGTACGCGCGGTTCCGCGGCCTGCTCGCCGAAGACCGGGCGCTGGCCCAGGACGACGTCGACCGCGCGTACCGCGTGCTGCACGACCAGGACCGCACGACCGCGCCGAAGGGCCAGTCGACGGCGACCTCCCGGCTCGTCTCGGAGCAGCTGCGGCGCGCCGGGCGGCCGCTTTCGGCTGCGGAGGTCGCGGGCGAGCTGGGCATGGCGCGGGCGACGGCGCAGCGGTACCTCACCGCGCTGGCGGAGTCGGGGACGGTCCAGATGCGGCTGCGCTACGGCGCCACCGGGCGCCCGGAGCACGAATACCGCTGGTCAGAGGCCTGA
- a CDS encoding sensor histidine kinase, with product MRFSRQVLLLQIGVVLLVVGIGVALVSVLLSRTLNEQYSERALAIAKSVAVDPVVMADTAAKIPGGALQERALAVRKRTDALFVVITDDNSIRLAHPTPTEIGKRVSTPADRALAGLDDVNTVASGTLGLSVRSKTPIWTPDHRRVVGEVSVGFEIADPTGDFNRLLTITLLFAGGALLLGAGASALLNRRLRRVTHGLEPHELTELLYEREAVLHGIGEGVLAVDQNNRVSVRNDEAERLLGTELPIGAAMSELQLSPRLHKAVAEGRPVDNLLAVAGNRVLVINSRAVRLDDRPIGTVLTFRDRTDLDTLTRELDGIRALSDGLRAQRHEFANRLHTLYGLLQLGHHTEAVEYLQTLTDSSSARPSELGDAVADPYLQALLVAKTEQAQEKGLALKLAEDTWVPTTVTDPIAANTVIGNLVDNALHAARMGPRRPATVEIGLLAESGTLHVSVVDSGPGVPADLRRRLFDEGVSTKIAPGHGLGLALARQAARARGGDVWLADPGEGETGALFVAKLPGMLTEDG from the coding sequence ATGCGGTTCAGCAGGCAGGTGCTGCTGCTGCAGATCGGCGTGGTCCTCCTCGTCGTCGGGATCGGCGTCGCGCTGGTCAGCGTGCTCCTCTCCCGCACGCTCAACGAGCAGTACAGCGAGCGCGCGCTGGCCATCGCGAAGTCGGTGGCGGTCGATCCGGTCGTCATGGCCGACACAGCCGCGAAGATCCCCGGTGGTGCGCTCCAGGAACGCGCGCTGGCGGTGCGAAAGCGGACCGACGCGTTGTTCGTCGTGATCACCGACGACAACAGCATCCGGCTGGCGCATCCGACCCCGACCGAGATCGGCAAAAGGGTCAGCACCCCGGCCGACCGGGCGCTCGCCGGGCTGGACGACGTCAACACCGTGGCCAGCGGAACGCTCGGCCTGTCCGTCCGCAGCAAGACGCCGATCTGGACACCGGACCACCGGCGGGTGGTTGGCGAAGTGAGCGTCGGCTTCGAGATAGCCGACCCGACCGGCGACTTCAACCGCCTGCTGACGATCACGCTGCTGTTCGCGGGCGGCGCGCTGCTGCTCGGCGCGGGCGCGTCGGCGCTGCTGAACCGGCGGCTGCGGCGCGTCACCCACGGTCTCGAGCCGCACGAACTCACCGAGCTGCTCTACGAACGCGAAGCCGTCCTGCACGGGATCGGCGAAGGCGTGCTCGCCGTGGACCAGAACAACCGCGTCTCGGTGCGCAACGACGAAGCCGAACGCCTGCTCGGCACCGAACTCCCGATCGGCGCGGCGATGTCCGAACTCCAGCTCAGCCCGCGGCTGCACAAGGCCGTTGCCGAAGGGCGCCCGGTCGACAACCTCCTCGCGGTCGCCGGGAACCGGGTGCTGGTGATCAATTCCCGCGCCGTGCGGCTGGACGACCGCCCGATCGGCACCGTGCTCACCTTCCGCGACCGCACCGACCTCGACACGCTCACCCGGGAGCTCGACGGCATCCGCGCGCTCTCCGACGGCCTGCGCGCCCAGCGGCACGAGTTCGCCAACCGGCTGCACACGCTCTACGGGCTGCTCCAGCTCGGCCACCACACCGAAGCCGTCGAGTACCTGCAGACGCTGACGGACTCGTCGTCGGCGCGGCCGAGCGAGCTGGGCGACGCCGTCGCCGACCCGTACCTGCAGGCGCTGCTCGTCGCGAAAACCGAGCAGGCGCAAGAAAAGGGCCTCGCCCTCAAGCTCGCCGAAGACACCTGGGTGCCCACGACGGTGACCGACCCGATCGCCGCGAACACCGTGATCGGCAACCTCGTCGACAACGCCCTGCACGCCGCGCGGATGGGCCCGCGGCGGCCGGCGACCGTCGAAATCGGGCTGCTCGCCGAAAGCGGCACACTGCACGTGTCCGTTGTGGACAGTGGCCCCGGCGTGCCCGCCGACCTGCGGCGGCGGTTGTTCGACGAAGGCGTCTCGACGAAGATCGCCCCCGGACACGGGCTCGGCCTCGCACTCGCCCGGCAGGCCGCCCGCGCGCGCGGCGGCGACGTCTGGCTGGCCGACCCCGGCGAAGGTGAGACCGGCGCCCTGTTCGTCGCCAAACTGCCCGGAATGCTGACGGAGGACGGATGA
- a CDS encoding ABC transporter ATP-binding protein codes for MVPPLIELTGATKRFPSGSGSVHTAVRDLTMTVQPGEFVAVVGPTGCGKSTTLSLVSGLQPPSAGRVRVNGEDVKSIPDGVGYMFQTDAVMPWRSVLENVASGPRFRGVPKAEARAQAVDWIARVGLAGFEKYYPHQLSGGMRKRVALAQTLVTKPKILLMDEPFSALDVQTRALMQDELLRLWSGSGAAVIFVTHDLDEAIALADKVVVLTSSPATVKDVFEIPLERPRKVEDLRLTEEFRKLYADIWESLRSEVDKAREKGASNVA; via the coding sequence ATGGTCCCCCCTCTGATCGAACTCACCGGAGCCACCAAACGGTTCCCGAGCGGGTCCGGGTCCGTGCACACGGCCGTCCGCGATCTGACCATGACCGTCCAGCCCGGCGAGTTCGTCGCGGTCGTCGGCCCCACCGGCTGCGGCAAGTCGACGACCCTCTCGCTGGTCTCCGGCCTGCAGCCGCCGTCCGCCGGCCGGGTGCGGGTGAACGGTGAGGACGTGAAGTCGATTCCGGACGGGGTCGGTTACATGTTCCAGACGGACGCGGTGATGCCGTGGCGTTCGGTGCTGGAGAACGTCGCTTCCGGCCCGCGCTTCCGCGGGGTGCCGAAGGCGGAGGCCCGGGCGCAGGCCGTCGACTGGATCGCCCGCGTCGGGCTCGCCGGGTTCGAGAAGTACTACCCGCACCAGCTCTCCGGCGGCATGCGCAAGCGCGTCGCGCTGGCCCAGACGCTCGTCACCAAGCCGAAGATCCTGCTGATGGACGAGCCGTTCTCCGCGCTGGACGTCCAGACGCGGGCGCTGATGCAGGACGAGCTGCTGCGGCTGTGGTCGGGTTCGGGGGCCGCGGTGATCTTCGTGACGCACGACCTCGACGAGGCCATCGCGCTGGCGGACAAGGTCGTCGTGCTGACGTCGTCTCCGGCCACGGTGAAGGACGTCTTCGAAATCCCGCTCGAGCGGCCGCGCAAGGTCGAGGACCTGCGGCTCACCGAGGAGTTCCGCAAGCTCTACGCCGACATCTGGGAATCACTGCGCAGCGAGGTCGACAAGGCCCGTGAGAAGGGAGCGAGCAATGTCGCTTGA
- a CDS encoding LuxR family transcriptional regulator, translating into MWLATPRPTSVSVRSGPARLTGRDTELDAIVAVLRSRPAAVLIEGEPGMGRTRLLAEIGRRKEFDGGRVLTGACQPLREPFPYGPVLEALRAVGAAPLGPLSPVAGVLRPLLPELAEALPPRPEPLADPVAERHRVFRAMRELLAACGPALVLIDDLQWADEDTRDFLRFLAGTMPPELAVVATHRSATEPGAVPRGAPFHTDPAVHSARVALGALDVAAVRELAVDLLELPRVTDDFAAKLHECTAGIPFVVEETLRALKEAADRLPVGEVLSDRLLENLEVPLLLREAVTERLSALPGPAVRLAGAAAVLGVGAEADVLGELAGLSGDTLRTALLDTLSGGVLGEVGDGKYGFRHPLARKAVYDTVSGPERALLHAQAIRVLAAQPSPPLTLLARHSRAAGRVDQWRHYAEAAADEAITRGETSRAIDLLQSVLAEPGPSQADIGRVAGKLSQVALRGFRPEVLGTLQRVLEEVTLPPSVRGSIRLSLGMLLVRTIGGLGRGRLEVERAVGELTDRPDLAARGITLLAQPIDGLTPLSWHESWRARAGEVYERLDDPELRLALTADRIAAASHVGDGSAWAEFEALSDTVGTVAERVQLARLWCNLADGQSWAGHLDRAERLVTEGVRRATDAGALYAIGLIQGTRVRLDWVRGRWTGLAEAAEQLRDSYPELGSIVMESSLVLGGLAAVRGEFAVAQRHLTAASVHAPDRGPIPVVLSAAGVLISVLLATDDVDGACAAADTAVAAAGRKGVWIWAAALVPAAAQAYARAGRWPEADNVVEAFARGIEGRDAPVAAAALVAGRAVLLEARGKHLAAATLYDEAVSGYAALPMPYPATAMRERASMCRLAAGNRSAVDELTAAAEAYEQLGATRDAGRCRHQLREHGAWAPSQRGRRGYGSELSPREREVARMLAEGRTNREIADGLFLSPRTVEQHVAKVLRKLGARSRTDVARKLPGEVTTAPAG; encoded by the coding sequence ATGTGGCTGGCCACCCCCCGCCCCACCTCGGTGTCCGTCCGGTCCGGACCCGCCCGGCTGACCGGCCGCGACACCGAGCTCGACGCCATCGTCGCCGTGCTCCGGAGCCGCCCGGCCGCGGTCCTGATCGAGGGCGAGCCGGGCATGGGCCGGACCCGGCTGCTCGCGGAGATCGGGCGCCGCAAGGAGTTCGACGGCGGCCGGGTGCTCACCGGCGCCTGCCAGCCGCTGCGTGAACCGTTTCCCTACGGGCCCGTCCTGGAAGCGCTTCGCGCGGTCGGCGCCGCGCCGCTGGGACCGCTCAGCCCGGTCGCCGGCGTGCTCCGGCCGTTGCTGCCGGAACTCGCGGAAGCGCTTCCTCCGCGGCCCGAGCCCCTCGCCGACCCGGTCGCCGAGCGCCACCGGGTGTTCCGCGCGATGCGGGAACTGCTCGCCGCCTGCGGGCCGGCGCTCGTGCTGATCGACGACCTCCAGTGGGCCGACGAGGACACCCGCGACTTCCTGCGGTTCCTCGCCGGCACGATGCCGCCCGAGCTGGCGGTGGTCGCCACCCACCGGTCCGCGACCGAGCCGGGGGCGGTGCCACGAGGGGCGCCGTTCCACACCGACCCGGCGGTCCATTCCGCCCGCGTCGCGCTCGGCGCGCTCGACGTCGCGGCGGTGCGCGAGCTGGCCGTCGACCTCCTCGAACTGCCCAGGGTGACCGACGACTTCGCGGCGAAGCTGCACGAGTGCACGGCCGGGATCCCGTTCGTGGTCGAGGAAACACTGCGGGCGCTGAAGGAGGCCGCCGATCGGCTCCCGGTCGGCGAGGTCCTCTCCGACCGCCTGCTCGAAAACCTCGAAGTCCCGCTCCTGCTGCGGGAAGCCGTCACCGAACGGCTGTCCGCGCTGCCGGGGCCGGCGGTGCGGCTGGCCGGCGCGGCCGCGGTGCTCGGCGTCGGCGCCGAAGCCGACGTGCTCGGCGAGCTGGCCGGCCTCTCCGGCGACACCCTCCGCACCGCGCTGCTCGACACCCTCTCCGGCGGGGTGCTCGGCGAAGTCGGCGACGGCAAGTACGGCTTCCGGCACCCGCTGGCGCGCAAGGCGGTCTACGACACCGTGAGCGGACCGGAACGCGCTTTGCTGCACGCGCAGGCGATCCGCGTGCTCGCCGCGCAGCCGTCCCCGCCGCTCACGCTGCTGGCCCGGCACTCCCGCGCCGCCGGCCGCGTCGACCAGTGGCGGCACTACGCGGAAGCCGCCGCCGACGAGGCGATCACACGCGGCGAAACGTCCCGGGCGATCGACCTCCTGCAGTCGGTGCTCGCCGAACCCGGCCCGTCGCAGGCCGACATCGGGCGCGTGGCGGGCAAGCTGAGCCAGGTCGCGCTGCGGGGGTTCCGCCCCGAGGTGCTCGGCACGCTGCAGCGCGTCCTCGAGGAGGTGACGCTGCCGCCGTCGGTCCGCGGATCGATCCGGCTGAGCCTCGGCATGCTGCTGGTCCGGACCATCGGCGGCCTCGGCCGCGGCCGGCTGGAGGTCGAGCGCGCGGTCGGCGAGCTGACCGACCGGCCGGACCTCGCCGCCCGCGGGATCACCCTGCTCGCCCAGCCGATCGACGGGCTGACGCCGTTGTCGTGGCACGAATCGTGGCGCGCCCGCGCGGGCGAGGTGTACGAGCGGCTCGACGACCCCGAGCTGCGGCTCGCGCTGACCGCCGACCGCATCGCCGCCGCCTCGCACGTCGGCGACGGCTCGGCGTGGGCGGAGTTCGAAGCGCTGTCGGACACGGTCGGCACCGTCGCCGAGCGCGTCCAGCTGGCCCGGCTGTGGTGCAACCTGGCCGACGGCCAGTCCTGGGCCGGGCACCTCGACCGCGCCGAACGGCTGGTGACCGAGGGCGTCCGGCGCGCGACCGACGCCGGTGCCTTGTACGCGATCGGCCTGATCCAGGGCACGCGTGTCCGGCTGGACTGGGTGCGCGGGCGCTGGACCGGCCTGGCCGAGGCCGCCGAGCAGCTGCGGGACAGCTACCCGGAGCTCGGTTCGATCGTCATGGAGTCCTCGCTGGTGCTCGGCGGCCTTGCGGCTGTGCGCGGGGAGTTCGCCGTCGCGCAACGGCACCTGACCGCGGCGAGCGTGCACGCGCCGGACCGCGGCCCGATCCCCGTGGTGCTGTCGGCCGCCGGGGTGCTGATCTCCGTGCTCCTCGCGACCGACGACGTCGACGGCGCGTGCGCGGCGGCCGACACGGCGGTGGCCGCGGCCGGGCGCAAGGGCGTCTGGATCTGGGCGGCCGCGCTGGTCCCGGCGGCGGCGCAGGCGTACGCGCGGGCCGGGCGCTGGCCGGAGGCCGACAACGTCGTCGAGGCCTTCGCGCGCGGTATCGAAGGCCGTGACGCACCGGTGGCCGCGGCCGCGCTCGTGGCCGGCCGCGCGGTGCTGCTCGAAGCGCGCGGCAAGCACCTGGCCGCGGCGACGTTGTACGACGAAGCCGTGTCCGGCTACGCGGCCCTGCCGATGCCGTACCCCGCGACGGCCATGCGCGAACGCGCTTCGATGTGCCGCCTCGCGGCGGGCAACCGTTCGGCCGTCGACGAGCTGACCGCGGCGGCCGAGGCGTACGAGCAGCTCGGGGCGACCCGCGACGCCGGACGCTGCCGTCACCAGCTGCGCGAGCACGGCGCCTGGGCACCATCGCAGCGCGGGCGCCGCGGGTACGGGAGTGAACTGTCACCGCGTGAGCGCGAAGTGGCGCGGATGCTCGCGGAGGGACGGACGAACCGGGAGATCGCGGACGGGCTCTTCCTCTCGCCGCGGACGGTCGAACAGCACGTGGCGAAGGTGCTCCGGAAGCTGGGCGCGCGGTCGCGCACGGACGTGGCCCGCAAGCTCCCCGGCGAAGTGACGACCGCCCCGGCTGGCTAG
- a CDS encoding ABC transporter permease, giving the protein MSLETSTGAPSGGRETVLPVLETEQDILARAKQASAKRKRNIWLLRLAIVVVWLGSWELTATYWIDPFFYSKPSKIWERLVEWFSAGTDFGSIWYQILVTVEEAAIGFVIGAIFGVVFGVVLGRSSYLAQVLAPFIKAANALPRIVLAALFVIWFGLGLSSKVATVVVLVFFAVFFNAFTGAREVDRNLIDNARILGATRGQVLKSIVLPSATSWILSSLHVAFGFALIGAVVGEYTGAKAGMGFLIANAQGTFDTAGVYAGMLIITVVALLAEWGISTLEGRLLRWRPPSASEAAIKAV; this is encoded by the coding sequence ATGTCGCTTGAGACCTCGACCGGGGCGCCGTCGGGTGGGCGGGAGACGGTACTGCCGGTCCTCGAGACCGAGCAGGACATCCTGGCCCGCGCGAAGCAGGCTTCCGCCAAGCGCAAGCGCAACATCTGGCTGCTGCGCCTGGCGATCGTCGTCGTCTGGCTGGGCAGCTGGGAGCTGACCGCCACGTACTGGATCGACCCGTTCTTCTACTCGAAGCCGTCGAAGATCTGGGAACGGCTGGTCGAGTGGTTCAGCGCCGGCACCGACTTCGGCTCGATCTGGTACCAGATCCTGGTGACCGTCGAAGAGGCCGCGATCGGCTTCGTCATCGGTGCCATCTTCGGCGTGGTGTTCGGCGTGGTCCTCGGCCGCAGCTCGTACCTCGCGCAGGTGCTGGCGCCGTTCATCAAGGCCGCCAACGCGTTGCCGCGCATCGTGCTCGCCGCGCTGTTCGTCATCTGGTTCGGGCTCGGGCTGTCGTCGAAGGTCGCGACCGTCGTCGTGCTCGTGTTCTTCGCGGTGTTCTTCAACGCCTTCACCGGTGCCCGCGAGGTCGACCGCAACCTGATCGACAACGCCCGCATCCTCGGCGCGACCCGCGGCCAGGTGCTGAAGTCGATCGTGCTGCCCAGCGCGACGTCGTGGATCCTGTCGTCGCTGCACGTGGCGTTCGGCTTCGCGCTGATCGGCGCGGTGGTCGGCGAGTACACCGGCGCGAAGGCCGGGATGGGCTTCCTGATCGCCAACGCGCAGGGCACCTTCGACACCGCGGGCGTGTACGCCGGGATGCTGATCATCACCGTCGTCGCGCTGCTGGCCGAGTGGGGGATCAGCACGCTGGAGGGCAGGCTGCTGCGGTGGCGCCCGCCGTCCGCCTCCGAAGCCGCGATCAAGGCGGTCTGA
- a CDS encoding G1 family glutamic endopeptidase, translating to MSGFVSSRPVRVLMVAAAAAASLAVSGTAHAAVFGEHFHGHQFSGGNWGGYVSFGSFTTATASWTEPSVSCTSTNDLFAPWVGIDGDGSSTVEQTGVATDCSSGRPVYQAWYEMYPAAPVYYSNSVSAGDHITATVTRTATNTYRLDISDTTKGWSKTITKSLTSKHASAEAIIESPTDSYPSISGGIKFTGVKFNGTNLASTSPSGLNADDKGSYTWSPGAIGSDGQSFTMTRH from the coding sequence ATGTCCGGATTCGTTTCTTCGCGTCCTGTCCGCGTCCTCATGGTGGCCGCCGCCGCGGCGGCTTCACTGGCCGTCTCGGGTACCGCACACGCCGCTGTGTTCGGGGAGCACTTCCACGGCCACCAGTTCTCGGGTGGCAACTGGGGTGGTTACGTCAGCTTCGGCAGCTTCACCACGGCCACCGCGAGCTGGACGGAACCGTCCGTGAGCTGCACGTCCACCAACGACCTGTTCGCCCCGTGGGTCGGCATCGACGGCGACGGATCGTCCACTGTGGAACAGACCGGCGTGGCCACCGACTGCTCCAGCGGCCGCCCGGTCTACCAGGCCTGGTACGAGATGTACCCGGCCGCGCCGGTGTACTACTCGAACTCGGTCAGCGCCGGCGACCACATCACCGCCACGGTGACGCGCACCGCGACGAACACCTACCGGCTCGACATCAGCGACACGACCAAGGGCTGGTCGAAGACGATCACCAAGTCGCTGACGTCGAAGCACGCGTCGGCGGAGGCGATCATCGAGTCGCCGACCGACTCGTACCCGTCGATCTCCGGCGGCATCAAGTTCACCGGCGTCAAGTTCAACGGGACGAACCTGGCCTCGACGAGCCCGTCCGGCCTCAACGCCGACGACAAGGGCAGCTACACCTGGAGCCCGGGCGCCATCGGCTCCGACGGCCAGAGCTTCACGATGACCCGCCACTGA
- a CDS encoding ABC transporter substrate-binding protein, producing MRLKRTVGVVAAVAVAAAGLTACRDSREISLGTTGQPHIKIMVGGLSKVIYLPGQLAQQIGAYKKQGLDVELFDQPSGANAETSLLAGEVQAVVGFYDHTIDLQAKEQCIESVVQFANVPGEAEMVATKKAGDIKSGADFKGRNLGVTSLGSSTDFLTKALAARGGVSSKEYTPVKVGAGQTFISAMNQGSIDAGMTTDPTIAQLTNTGQAKVLFDMRTVEGTKAALGGLYPASSLYMGCEIVKRYPDIVQKLANAYVETLKWISAHTPEQVAAMMPPSFAGGDKALYVKSLQDSLPMFTKDGRMDPAGARNVLKVLGESSSNVKPKKDKIDLSKTYTTQFVDTAHAQAQQ from the coding sequence ATGCGTCTCAAAAGGACAGTCGGCGTGGTGGCCGCGGTCGCCGTCGCCGCGGCCGGGCTCACCGCCTGCCGCGACTCGCGGGAGATCTCGCTCGGCACCACCGGGCAGCCGCACATCAAGATCATGGTCGGCGGCCTGTCGAAGGTGATCTACCTGCCCGGGCAGCTGGCCCAGCAGATCGGCGCGTACAAGAAGCAGGGTTTGGACGTCGAGCTCTTCGACCAGCCGTCCGGCGCGAACGCCGAGACGTCGCTGCTGGCCGGCGAGGTGCAGGCGGTCGTGGGGTTCTACGACCACACGATCGACCTGCAGGCCAAGGAACAGTGCATCGAGAGCGTCGTGCAGTTCGCGAACGTGCCGGGCGAGGCCGAGATGGTCGCGACCAAGAAGGCGGGCGACATCAAGTCGGGCGCCGACTTCAAGGGCCGCAACCTCGGTGTCACGTCGCTGGGTTCGTCGACGGACTTCCTGACCAAGGCACTGGCCGCGCGCGGTGGCGTCAGCTCGAAGGAGTACACGCCGGTGAAGGTCGGCGCCGGGCAGACGTTCATCTCGGCGATGAACCAGGGCTCGATCGACGCCGGGATGACGACCGACCCGACGATCGCGCAGCTGACGAACACCGGCCAGGCGAAGGTGCTCTTCGACATGCGAACGGTCGAAGGTACGAAGGCCGCTTTGGGTGGTTTGTACCCGGCGAGCTCGCTGTACATGGGCTGCGAAATCGTGAAGCGGTACCCGGACATCGTGCAGAAACTGGCCAACGCGTACGTCGAGACCCTGAAGTGGATTTCGGCGCACACACCGGAACAGGTCGCCGCGATGATGCCGCCGTCGTTCGCCGGCGGGGACAAGGCGCTGTACGTCAAGTCGCTGCAGGACAGCCTGCCGATGTTCACCAAGGACGGCCGGATGGATCCCGCCGGGGCCCGGAACGTGCTGAAGGTGCTCGGCGAGTCGTCGAGCAACGTCAAGCCGAAGAAGGACAAGATCGACCTGTCGAAGACGTACACGACCCAGTTCGTGGACACCGCGCACGCGCAGGCCCAGCAATAG